CTTTTTCAATCTTCCGCACCATATTCCATGACTTCACATTcactagctctctctctcccttccttgcCTTGGAAGAATTCCAGGATTTCCCTTGCGTTGATCCTTTACTTTCTAATTTCACATTCCTAAATCCAATTTAAATTGCCTTCCCATTCCCTTCCCCAACTTCACTTCCAACCCTAtctctttccatctctctctctccacccaaaaaaacaaaaaaaacatcGATATCGACTCACCAGCTCCATTTCAATGGTCCTTGTCCTCATCCTAAGTCTTCACTAAATTTGTCCCCGTAAAAATCTCGTTCCCTTTTTGATCCCATCAACAGTAGACCCTTTGAATCAGGATCGAGAAAGAAGCCTGCGAGCAATCAGTTTTTGGTGTTTTGATAGCGACCCAATCATACCttacaagatttttttttttagtcctCGGTTTGACTTTCCTAGTTCATCAGTAATAatccatttccttctttttctcctctttctctggCGAGTCATCTtcaatcggaaaaaaaaaagaaaagaaaaaaagagagaaatatttgCTAAACGTGAGTGACGACCTGCCAACCAGCAAACAAACCGAAAATTCAATTATGGGGATCTCCATTGGTTTTCTTTACCCTCCTTTGCGAAAGGCGGAGGAGGCAGAGGCGACGGCGATgaaggtggaggcggaggcagtGGCGGCGAAAGCGGCAGCAGTGAAGGTGGCGGCGGCAGTGGCGGAGGCGAAGGCGGCGGCGGTAgcagcggcggaggtggcggcggagAAGGTGGCGAAGGCGGTGGCGGCAGAGGCGAAgttggtggcggcggcggcgaaggcgGCGGCAGCGCTCGAGGTGGCGAAGGCGAAGGCATCAGcagaggaggcggcggcggcagggCGAAGGTAGAGGCGGTGGCGGGCgcggggacggcggcggcggcggcgggcggcgacgacgacggcgacaaTCATGGCGGCGGCAAGCAGCGACGATCCCGGGCCGGGCaagcccggcggcggcggcggcggcggccgcagTGGCGAACATGGCAGTGGCGACGAAGAAGGCGGTGGATACGGAGGAGGTGGCGACGGCAGCGAaggcagcggcggcggaggcgaaggcggtggcggcagaggcggcggcggcgcgccAAGGCGGCGTCGGAGGCAGCGTCAGCGAAggcaacggcggcggtggcggcggaggcggcaTCGACGAAGGCAATGGAGGCAGTGTcagcggaggcggcgtcggcaAAGGCGGCCGAGGCGGCCGAGGCAaaggcggcggaggcggcggcagcgAAGAAGGCGGCAGTGGCAGCAGCATTCCCCTTTGTCTTCCCGCGCGTCGAGTCCCCGTTTCTCCTTGATCCTTCACCCTTCTTCTCACCGAGCCTCCTCTCTACCCCTTTCCCGACCAACTCCTTCTTCCAAAACTTCACTCTCAACAATGGCGACCAGGCCGAGTACATCCACCCCTACCTCATCAAGCCCTCCCCGTCCTCTGTCTCAGTCTCATTCCCTTCTCGCGTCGCCACTTCCACATCTTTGTACCAACTCTTCAATGCTGACCTCACCATCTTTGCCATCTCAAGCGACGATGCTGCGCACGGCTCGTCTCCGGAGGCGCAGCCGTACATTATCTCCTCGTACAGCGACCTCGGCGTCACGCTAGACTTCGCGGCTTCGAACCTGAAGTTCGTCCTCGTTAGGGGGAGCCCCTGCTTGACTTGCTTGGTCAACCGTAGGACCAAGGTTGCGATCTCCACGATTCACGCGATCCTCTCGCTATCTTCGAACAGAAGTCGCACCAAGCATACTTTGAAGCTCAACAACAATCAGACTTGGCTTGTTTACACTTCCTCGCAGATCAGTTTCAGTCACAATCTCAATGCAATTACTTCCGAAAGGTTTTCAGGGGTTATTAGGTTTGCTTATTTGCCCGACGGTGGATCATTTAGCGAGGAGGTTTTGGATAAGTTCAGTTCTTCTTATGCTCTGTCTGGTGATGCAGTGTTGACTAGGCCATTTTGTTTGGAGTACAAATGGGAGAAGAGAGGATGGGGGGATCTGCTCATGCTCGCGCACCCGCTGCACGTTCGACTTTTGTCTCGCGAGGAATGCCGTGTCACTGTGTTGGAGGATTTTAAGTATAGGAGTATCGATGGTGATCTTGTTGGCGTGGTTGGAGATTCCTGGGTGTTGAGATCTAATCCTATCTCTGTTACTTGGCATTCAATAAGAGGCATCAAGGAGGAGTCACACAATGAAATCATTCAAGCCCTCCGTAGGGACGTGGCGTCCCTTAATCCAACTGCAATAACGGCAACATCATCTTATTTTTATGGGAAATTTATTGCTAGAGCGGCGAGGTTGGCTTTGATTGCTGAGGAGGTGTGTTATCCTGAAGTTATCCCGACCATTGGGAAATATTTGAAGAGCACCATAGAGCCATGGTTCGATGGGACTTTTAGTGGTAATGGATTCTTGTACGATGAGAAATGGGGTGGGATTATCACCAAGCTTGGATTGACCAATCCTGGTGAAGATCTTGGTTTCGGGTTGTACAATGCTCATCACTATCATTTAGGGTACTTCCTTTATGCAATTGCTGTTCTTGCCA
Above is a window of Eucalyptus grandis isolate ANBG69807.140 chromosome 9, ASM1654582v1, whole genome shotgun sequence DNA encoding:
- the LOC104420713 gene encoding probable endo-1,3(4)-beta-glucanase ARB_01444, whose translation is MEAVSAEAASAKAAEAAEAKAAEAAAAKKAAVAAAFPFVFPRVESPFLLDPSPFFSPSLLSTPFPTNSFFQNFTLNNGDQAEYIHPYLIKPSPSSVSVSFPSRVATSTSLYQLFNADLTIFAISSDDAAHGSSPEAQPYIISSYSDLGVTLDFAASNLKFVLVRGSPCLTCLVNRRTKVAISTIHAILSLSSNRSRTKHTLKLNNNQTWLVYTSSQISFSHNLNAITSERFSGVIRFAYLPDGGSFSEEVLDKFSSSYALSGDAVLTRPFCLEYKWEKRGWGDLLMLAHPLHVRLLSREECRVTVLEDFKYRSIDGDLVGVVGDSWVLRSNPISVTWHSIRGIKEESHNEIIQALRRDVASLNPTAITATSSYFYGKFIARAARLALIAEEVCYPEVIPTIGKYLKSTIEPWFDGTFSGNGFLYDEKWGGIITKLGLTNPGEDLGFGLYNAHHYHLGYFLYAIAVLAKIDPAWGRKYRPQAYSLMADFMNLGRRSNSKYPRLRCFDLYKLHSWAGGLTEFADGRNQESTSEAVNAYYSAALMGLAYGDTHLVAVGSTLAAMEIQAAQTWWHVREGDNLYEEDFTRENRVVGVLWANKRDSGLWFASAERRDCRLGIQVLPLSPITEVLFSDVQFAKQLVDWTYSTLNREGIEGWRGFVCALEGIFDQGNALEKVRRLSGFDDGNSMSNLLWWIHSRGDDEETGCKDGGKYCWFGHYCH